A region of Jannaschia sp. W003 DNA encodes the following proteins:
- a CDS encoding LysR family transcriptional regulator — translation MENWDDLKFVLAMMRHGTMSAAARYLNTNVATVSRRLERMALSLDTPLFEKRGQNFVATEAARRLSALAEEVDQKLRAELSSLHAGDFSAPVPLELAAPPAVHAHYLVPRLTALSEHLPHVLLTLTDKVFAQGLGEADIQIRIGRPEGGRLKARKFRDYALRVFHAEDKPLGNEWIGLSHRYPDSDYLTRIHPAAQQMPRYRVEEMPMLYEAVRATGLPGLLPDFMVVEGDGLVQADLPDNGLPDELWITYHETRHGDVTLRAVVDWLCRTST, via the coding sequence ATGGAAAACTGGGACGACCTTAAATTCGTGCTGGCGATGATGCGGCACGGCACGATGTCCGCCGCGGCGCGCTACCTCAACACCAACGTGGCCACGGTGTCGCGGCGGCTGGAGCGCATGGCGCTGTCGCTCGACACGCCCCTGTTCGAGAAGCGCGGCCAGAACTTCGTGGCCACCGAGGCGGCGCGTCGCCTCTCGGCCCTGGCCGAGGAGGTGGACCAGAAGCTGCGCGCCGAGCTGAGCTCGCTCCACGCCGGCGACTTCTCGGCGCCCGTGCCGCTGGAGCTGGCCGCCCCGCCCGCCGTCCACGCCCACTACCTCGTGCCGCGCCTCACCGCCCTGTCCGAGCACCTGCCCCACGTCCTGCTGACGCTGACCGACAAGGTGTTCGCGCAAGGCCTGGGCGAGGCCGACATCCAGATCCGCATCGGCCGCCCCGAGGGCGGGCGCCTCAAGGCGCGCAAGTTCCGCGACTACGCGCTGCGGGTCTTCCACGCCGAGGACAAGCCGCTGGGCAACGAGTGGATCGGCCTGAGCCACCGCTACCCCGATTCGGACTACCTCACCCGCATCCACCCCGCCGCGCAGCAGATGCCCCGCTACCGCGTCGAGGAGATGCCGATGCTCTACGAGGCGGTGCGCGCCACGGGCCTGCCGGGCCTCCTGCCCGACTTCATGGTGGTCGAGGGCGACGGGCTGGTGCAGGCCGACCTGCCCGACAACGGCCTGCCCGACGAGCTGTGGATCACCTACCACGAAACGCGCCACGGCGACGTGACCCTGCGCGCGGTGGTGGACTGGCTCTGCCGGACCAGCACCTGA
- a CDS encoding usg protein — translation MTEMEMMLKGYGLTTAEMFYRMPDHPHVLNTFVWQDYDVAPDHPRLLKFVEFWGEEIEGPLHSVRFTHRKLIAPGEWRHVRGEFTVH, via the coding sequence ATGACCGAGATGGAGATGATGCTCAAGGGCTACGGCCTGACCACGGCCGAGATGTTCTACCGCATGCCCGACCACCCGCACGTGCTGAACACGTTCGTCTGGCAGGACTACGACGTGGCGCCCGATCACCCCAGGCTCCTGAAGTTCGTGGAGTTCTGGGGCGAGGAGATCGAGGGCCCGCTGCATTCCGTGCGCTTCACGCATCGCAAGCTGATCGCGCCGGGCGAGTGGCGCCACGTGCGCGGCGAGTTCACGGTGCACTAG
- the gyrA gene encoding DNA gyrase subunit A has protein sequence MTDTPEIPDDVPPHREPMAHDGPQVSIVDEMRTSFIDYAMSVIISRAIPDLRDGLKPVHRRILYSMHETGNTYDKSYRKSARPVGDVMGNYHPHGDSAIYEALVRMTQDFSMSLPLLDGQGNFGSMDGDNAAAFRYTEVRMDRPASFLLADIDKSTVDFVPNYDGKDTEPSVLPARFPNMLVNGAGGIAVGMATNIPPHNLGEVIDACLLLIEEPDASEEAIMEVVPGPDFPTGGVILGRSGIRKAYLEGRGSVIVRAKTRVEEAGGRASIVVDEIPYQVNKAVMVQRIAEAAKERRIEGIAGVADESDRVGVRVVVDLKRDATPEVVLNQLFRFTPMQSSFPCNMLALNGGRPEQMTLRGFLTAFLDFREEVVARRTAHLLNEARDRSHVLCGLAVAVTNVDEVVATIRASADAADARAKLMERRWPARDIAAYIELIDDPSHRMNEDGTYNLSERQVRAILELRLQRLTQLGVKEVTDELEALAAKIKDYLDILSSRARILGIISDELREVRQLFAVPRRTEIADWSGDMEDEDLIEREEMVVTITASGYAKRTPLGEFRSQRRGGKGLGGMATKEDDVVTTLFVANTHTPLLFFTTDGMVYKIKTWRLPQGGRTAKGKALVNLLPVAPGTGIAAVMPVDRDEAHWDELQVVFATDHGTVRRNALSDFANVMRNGKIAMKFEGDSEGWKLIDARIASHDDDVLLVTRSGRAIRFPATDVRVFNSRASVGVRGIRLGEDDAVVSMAVLRHFEATSDERAAYLKMRRAMAGLADDAEIEEGEEGDSNATLPQERYAEMSAAEDLLVTITEAGAGKLSSSHDYPVRGRGGMGVGAQDRAARGGPIVAAFPVEPGDQIMLATSTGQSIRTPVDEISFRSRSAGGVKVFQTRAGERVVSVARVADPGDATADTGLGQDAQAPEGNAP, from the coding sequence ATGACCGACACCCCCGAGATCCCCGACGACGTGCCGCCCCACCGCGAGCCGATGGCCCACGACGGCCCCCAGGTCTCGATCGTGGACGAGATGCGCACCTCGTTCATCGACTACGCCATGAGCGTCATCATCTCGCGCGCGATCCCCGACCTGCGCGACGGCCTCAAGCCCGTGCACCGGCGCATCCTCTACTCCATGCACGAGACCGGGAACACGTACGACAAGAGCTACCGCAAGTCGGCCCGGCCCGTGGGCGACGTGATGGGCAACTACCACCCCCACGGCGACTCGGCGATCTACGAGGCCCTGGTCCGCATGACCCAGGACTTCTCGATGTCGCTGCCCCTGCTCGACGGGCAGGGCAACTTCGGCTCCATGGACGGCGACAACGCCGCCGCCTTCCGCTACACCGAGGTCCGCATGGACCGGCCGGCCAGCTTCCTGCTGGCCGACATCGACAAGTCCACGGTCGACTTCGTGCCGAACTACGACGGCAAGGACACCGAGCCGTCGGTGCTGCCCGCGCGCTTCCCCAACATGCTGGTGAACGGCGCCGGCGGCATCGCGGTCGGCATGGCCACCAACATCCCGCCCCACAACCTCGGCGAGGTGATCGACGCCTGCCTGCTGCTGATCGAGGAGCCCGACGCCTCGGAGGAGGCGATCATGGAGGTGGTGCCCGGTCCGGACTTCCCCACCGGCGGCGTGATCCTGGGCCGCTCCGGCATCCGCAAGGCGTATCTGGAGGGGCGCGGCTCGGTCATCGTGCGCGCCAAGACCCGCGTCGAGGAGGCCGGCGGCCGCGCCTCGATCGTGGTCGACGAGATCCCCTACCAGGTGAACAAGGCGGTGATGGTGCAGCGCATCGCCGAGGCTGCCAAGGAGCGGCGCATCGAGGGCATCGCGGGCGTCGCCGACGAGTCCGACCGGGTCGGCGTGCGCGTGGTCGTGGACCTCAAGCGCGACGCCACGCCAGAGGTGGTGCTCAACCAGCTGTTCCGCTTCACGCCGATGCAGTCGAGCTTTCCCTGCAACATGCTCGCCCTGAACGGCGGGCGCCCCGAGCAGATGACGCTTCGCGGCTTCCTCACCGCCTTCCTCGACTTCCGCGAGGAGGTGGTGGCCCGCCGCACCGCGCACCTCCTGAACGAGGCGCGCGACCGCTCCCATGTGCTCTGCGGCCTCGCCGTCGCCGTCACCAACGTCGACGAGGTGGTCGCCACGATCCGCGCGTCCGCCGACGCCGCGGATGCGCGCGCCAAGCTGATGGAGCGCCGGTGGCCCGCGCGCGACATCGCCGCCTACATCGAGCTGATCGACGATCCCTCGCACCGCATGAACGAGGACGGCACCTACAACCTCTCGGAACGGCAGGTCCGCGCCATCCTCGAGCTGCGCCTCCAGCGCCTGACCCAGCTTGGCGTGAAGGAAGTGACCGACGAGCTCGAGGCGCTGGCTGCGAAGATCAAGGACTACCTCGACATCCTGTCCTCCCGCGCCCGCATCCTCGGCATCATCTCCGACGAGCTGCGCGAGGTGCGCCAGCTCTTCGCCGTGCCGCGCCGCACCGAGATCGCCGACTGGTCGGGCGACATGGAGGACGAGGATCTCATCGAGCGCGAGGAGATGGTCGTGACTATCACGGCCTCGGGCTACGCCAAGCGCACGCCGCTGGGCGAGTTCCGCTCGCAGCGCCGCGGCGGCAAGGGGCTGGGCGGCATGGCCACGAAGGAGGACGACGTGGTCACCACGCTGTTCGTGGCCAACACCCACACGCCGCTCCTGTTCTTCACGACCGACGGGATGGTCTACAAGATCAAGACCTGGCGCCTGCCCCAGGGCGGGCGCACCGCGAAGGGCAAGGCGCTGGTGAACCTCCTGCCCGTTGCGCCCGGCACCGGCATCGCCGCGGTGATGCCCGTGGACCGCGACGAGGCGCACTGGGACGAGCTGCAGGTGGTGTTCGCCACCGACCACGGGACCGTGCGCCGCAACGCCCTGTCGGACTTCGCCAACGTCATGCGCAACGGCAAGATCGCCATGAAGTTCGAGGGCGACAGCGAAGGCTGGAAGCTGATCGACGCGCGCATCGCCTCGCACGACGACGACGTTCTGCTGGTGACGCGCTCGGGCCGGGCGATCCGCTTCCCGGCGACGGACGTGCGCGTCTTCAATTCGCGCGCCTCGGTGGGCGTGCGCGGCATTCGGCTCGGCGAGGACGACGCCGTGGTCTCCATGGCCGTGCTGCGCCACTTCGAGGCCACCTCCGACGAGCGCGCCGCCTACCTCAAGATGCGCCGCGCCATGGCCGGGCTGGCGGACGACGCCGAGATCGAGGAAGGCGAGGAGGGCGACAGCAACGCCACCCTGCCCCAGGAGCGCTACGCCGAGATGTCGGCGGCCGAGGACCTCCTGGTCACCATCACCGAGGCCGGCGCGGGCAAGCTGTCCTCCAGCCACGACTACCCGGTGCGCGGGCGGGGCGGCATGGGCGTGGGCGCGCAGGACCGTGCGGCCCGCGGCGGCCCCATCGTGGCGGCCTTCCCGGTCGAGCCGGGCGACCAGATCATGCTGGCCACCTCCACCGGCCAGTCGATCCGCACGCCCGTGGACGAGATCAGCTTCCGCTCGCGCTCCGCGGGCGGCGTGAAGGTGTTCCAGACCCGCGCGGGCGAGCGCGTCGTGTCCGTCGCGCGCGTGGCCGATCCGGGTGACGCGACGGCGGATACCGGGCTCGGCCAGGATGCACAGGCGCCCGAGGGCAACGCCCCGTAG